From a single Phragmites australis chromosome 7, lpPhrAust1.1, whole genome shotgun sequence genomic region:
- the LOC133924641 gene encoding (+)-neomenthol dehydrogenase-like, with translation MEGTTPNPPNTRIAVVTGGNKGIGLEVCRQLAGNGVSVILTAIDEKTGAAAVEKLKGLGLSDVLSHQLDIRDASSIARLADFLKTRFGKLDILVNNAAVGGVEYFQDPVDGSVTSEEMFSGMDRDERLEWLWRNCRETYDAAKEGLEVNYYGTKHVIEAFQPLLQASSDGRIVNVSSDFSLLRFFRNEKLKQELNDVVNLTEERLDELLDMFLEDFKAGAVEARGWPAAFAAYKVAKAALNAYSRILATKQPALRVNCVHPGYVKTDMTIHSGLLTPEEGASNVVKVALLPEGGVTGAFFEEGKEASFVFV, from the exons ATGGAGGGCACTACCCCCAATCCCCCAAACACAAG GATTGCCGTGGTCACCGGCGGGAACAAAGGGATCGGGCTAGAGGTGTGCCGGCAGCTGGCCGGCAATGGCGTCAGCGTCATTTTGACGGCAATTGACGAGAAGACAGGCGCAGCCGCCGTCGAGAAGCTCAAAGGGCTGGGGCTCTCCGATGTCCTTTCCCACCAGTTGGACATCAGGGATGCTTCCAGCATTGCTCGGTTAGCCGATTTCTTGAAGACCCGCTTCGGGAAGTTAGATATCCTG GTAAATAATGCCGCAGTTGGTGGGGTTGAGTACTTCCAAGATCCTGTTGATGGTTCAGTAACGAGCGAGGAAATG TTCAGTGGCATGGATAGGGATGAGAGGCTTGAATGGTTGTGGAGAAATTGCCGGGAGACTTACGATGCTGCAAAGGAAGGCCTGGAGGTAAACTACTACGGCACAAAGCATGTGATCGAAGCCTTTCAGCCTCTGCTGCAAGCCTCCTCGGATGGAAGAATCGTCAATGTCTCCTCCGACTTCAGCCTATTAAGG TTTTTCAGAAACGAGAAGCTGAAGCAAGAGCTGAACGACGTCGTCAACCTAACTGAGGAGAGGCTGGACGAGTTGCTGGACATGTTCCTGGAAGACTTCAAGGCCGGCGCGGTAGAGGCGCGCGGGTGGCCAGCAGCGTTTGCGGCGTACAAGGTGGCCAAGGCGGCTTTGAACGCGTACTCGAGGATCCTGGCGACGAAGCAACCCGCGCTGCGCGTCAACTGCGTGCATCCCGGCTACGTCAAGACCGACATGACCATACACTCGGGGCTCCTGACGCCCGAGGAGGGCGCGAGCAACGTGGTGAAGGTGGCGCTGCTGCCAGAAGGCGGGGTGACCGGCGCTTTCTTTGAGGAGGGCAAGGAGGCGTCCTTCGTCTTCGTGTGA
- the LOC133925560 gene encoding (+)-neomenthol dehydrogenase-like: MALYLAKDLVESNSCARVLVVCSKDILLVVAVGRIAVVTDGITVVLPARDEARGAAAVEKLRELGLSDVVFHQLEITDPPSIARLVDFLKTCFGRLDILFSGLDENKRFGWLWKNCRETYHAAKEGLQTNYYGTKHVIEALLPLLKASSDGRIVNVSSHLGQLRRFRNEELKQELNDTGNLNEERLDELLDMFLKDFEANLIQARGWPMAFSAYKVAKAAMNAYSRILARAHPKMHINCAHPGYVKTDMTINLTGAIFEDFKESLFV; encoded by the exons ATGGCCCTCTATCTAGCCAAGGACCTCGTTGAGAGCAACTCATGTGCCCGGGTGTTGGTGGTGTGCTCAAAG GATATTTTACTAGTGGTTGCGGTTGGCAGGATTGCCGTGGTCACCGACGGCATCACCGTGGTTTTACCAGCCAGGGACGAGGCGAGGGGCGCGGCGGCCGTCGAAAAGCTCAGAGAGCTGGGGCTCTCCGACGTCGTTTTCCATCAACTGGAGATCACCGATCCTCCGAGCATCGCTCGGTTGGTTGATTTCTTGAAGACCTGTTTTGGGAGGCTAGACATCCTG TTCAGCGGCTTGGATGAAAACAAGAGGTTTGGATGGTTATGGAAAAATTGTCGGGAGACTTACCACGCTGCAAAGGAAGGCCTGCAGACAAATTACTACGGCACCAAGCATGTAATCGAAGCGTTATTGCCTCTGCTGAAAGCCTCCTCCGATGGAAGGATCGTTAATGTCTCCTCTCACTTGGGGCAGCTAAGG CGTTTCAGAAACGAGGAGCTGAAGCAGGAGCTGAACGACACAGGTAATCTCAACGAGGAGAGGCTAGACGAGCTGCTGGACATGTTCCTAAAAGACTTCGAGGCCAACTTGATACAGGCGCGTGGGTGGCCGATGGCGTTCTCAGCATACAAGGTGGCCAAGGCGGCCATGAACGCATATTCAAGGATCCTGGCAAGGGCTCACCCCAAGATGCACATCAACTGTGCGCATCCCGGTTACGTCAAGACCGACATGACCATAAATCTCACCGGCGCTATCTTTGAAGACTTCAAGGAGTCCTTGTTTGTGTGA
- the LOC133924642 gene encoding (+)-neomenthol dehydrogenase-like encodes MEGAISSPPNTRIAVVTGGNKGIGLEVCRQLAGDGVTVVLTARDEARGAAAVEKLKEAGLSDVIFHQLEITDAPSIARLADFLKARFGKLDILVNNAAVGGVEYVQDPVDGSVTNEEKFSGMDARRRLEWMWENCRETYDTAKEGLQTNYYGTKHVTEALLPLLQASSDGRIVNVSSGWGLLRLFNNEELKQELNDIESLTEERLDEVLGNFLKDFEAGTMESRGWPMAFSAYKVAKAAMNAYSRILARRHPELRVNCAHPGYVKTDITINSGLLTPEEGASNVTKVALLPAGGPTGVYFALGQEAPFV; translated from the exons ATGGAGGGCGCCATTTCCAGTCCCCCCAACACAAG GATTGCTGTGGTCACTGGCGGGAACAAAGGGATCGGGCTAGAGGTGTGCCGGCAGCTGGCCGGCGACGGCGTCACCGTCGTCTTAACAGCCAGGGACGAGGCAAGAGGCGCAGCGGCCGTCGAGAAGCTCAAAGAAGCGGGGCTTTCCGATGTCATTTTCCACCAGCTGGAGATCACCGATGCTCCGAGCATCGCTCGGTTGGCTGATTTCTTGAAGGCCCGTTTTGGGAAGCTAGACATCCTG GTAAATAATGCCGCAGTTGGTGGGGTTGAGTACGTCCAAGATCCCGTTGATGGTTCAGTAACGAACGAGGAAAAG TTCAGTGGCATGGATGCGCGTCGGAGGCTTGAATGGATGTGGGAAAATTGCCGGGAGACGTACGACACTGCAAAAGAAGGCCTCCAGACAAACTACTACGGCACAAAGCATGTAACCGAAGCCTTACTGCCTCTGCTGCAAGCCTCCTCCGATGGGAGAATCGTTAATGTCTCCTCCGGCTGGGGGCTGCTAAGG CTATTCAACAACGAGGAGCTGAAGCAGGAGCTGAACGACATCGAGAGCCTCACCGAGGAGAGGCTGGACGAGGTGCTGGGCAATTTCCTGAAGGACTTCGAGGCCGGCACGATGGAGTCCCGTGGGTGGCCGATGGCGTTCTCGGCGTACAAGGTGGCCAAGGCGGCCATGAACGCGTACTCGAGGATCCTGGCGAGGAGGCACCCTGAGCTGCGCGTCAACTGTGCGCATCCCGGCTACGTCAAGACCGACATAACCATAAACTCGGGGCTCCTGACGCCCGAGGAAGGCGCGAGCAACGTGACGAAGGTGGCGCTGCTGCCCGCCGGCGGACCGACCGGCGTGTACTTCGCATTGGGCCAGGAGGCGCCGTTCGTGTGA
- the LOC133925561 gene encoding (+)-neomenthol dehydrogenase-like — protein sequence MDGWQSCFRVRTRGVCRIFADELPEVEPSEELFGSPRIRSRAPARQKDQHEAQKENYFSSEDLKQELNDLDNLTIKRSGLFLKDYNYKNGQMKSHGWAADAEYLTYKVSKALINGYTRILAKKYPELRINSVHPGYCKTDTNFDTGKLTAEEGASFIVTVALLPEGGPTSVSFYREEETSFV from the exons ATGGACGGGTGGCAGAGCTGCTTCCGCGTGCGGACCCGTGGCGTGTGCAGGATTTTTGCTGACGAGTTGCCGGAAGTTGAGCCATCAGAAGAATTGTTCGGCTCGCCGAGGATTCGATCACGGGCTCCTGCAAGACAAAAAGATCAGCATGAGGcccaaaaagaaaat TATTTCAGCAGCGAAGATCTTAAGCAGGAATTGAACGACCTTGACAACCTGACCATAAAGAGGTCGGGATTGTTCCTGAAGGACTACAACTACAAGAATGGCCAGATGAAATCTCATGGATGGGCTGCCGATGCAGAGTACTTGACCTACAAAGTGTCCAAGGCTCTGATCAATGGCTATACTAGGATACTAGCGAAGAAGTACCCGGAGTTGCGCATCAACAGCGTGCACCCTGGTTATTGCAAGACTGACACCAACTTTGACACGGGAAAACTGACTGCAGAGGAAGGTGCCAGTTTCATTGTTACGGTGGCCCTGTTGCCGGAGGGAGGCCCAACAAGTGTGTCTTTCTACCGCGAAGAAGAAACATCCTTTGTGTAA
- the LOC133923591 gene encoding LIM domain-containing protein PLIM2b: MSFTGTQDKCTACDKTVHFIDLLTADGVIYHKTCFKCSHCKGILSMCSYSSMDGVLYCKTHFEQLFKETGSFSKKFTPGGKSSDKGELARAPSKLSSAFSGTQDKCAACQKTVYPLEKLTLEGESYHKSCFKCSHGGCILTTSSYAALNGVLYCKIHFAQLFMEKGSYNHMKKKSASQEVLPDVVAEEQPAPPQEDEKVEDN; encoded by the exons ATGTCTTTCACCGGCACCCAGGACAAGTGCACGGCGTGCGACAAGACCGTCCATTTCATCGACCTTCTGACGGCCGACGGCGTCATCTACCACaagacatgcttcaagtgcagCCACTGCAAAGGGATCCTCTCT ATGTGCAGCTACTCTTCCATGGACGGTGTGCTGTACTGCAAGACCCACTTCGAGCAGCTCTTCAAGGAGACCGGGAGCTTCTCCAAGAAGTTCACGCCAG GTGGCAAATCTTCAGACAAGGGTGAACTG GCAAGGGCCCCAAGCAAGCTATCATCTGCATTCTCTGGTACCCAGGACAAGTGTGCAGCCTGCCAGAAGACAGTGTACCCGCTGGAGAAG TTAACCTTGGAAGGCGAGTCGTACCACAAGAGCTGCTTCAAGTGCTCTCACGGGGGCTGCATCCTCACCACGTCCTCCTACGCCGCGCTCAACGGCGTCTTGTACTGCAAGATCCATTTCGCGCAGCTGTTCATGGAGAAGGGGAGCTACAaccacatgaagaagaagagcgcGTCCCAGGAGGTGTTGCCCGACGTGGTGGCCGAGGAGCAACCGGCGCCTCCTCAGGAAGATGAGAAAGTAGAGGACAATTAG